The proteins below come from a single Clarias gariepinus isolate MV-2021 ecotype Netherlands chromosome 17, CGAR_prim_01v2, whole genome shotgun sequence genomic window:
- the il2rga gene encoding interleukin 2 receptor, gamma a — MEVDMKMFFSVFLTLWTCSASSPPDQIECMVVNLEYMNCTWNGNGTQSGNLSFKSSYKSRDSSQTDPVECASYLHVGALRVGCLVPYSEEKLLRFRDFYAWLYRDDIIIAKQEYTPLSKRVKLHPPHNVSWVLRDPELWIYWNISSNIKFMCQEREVRYRINGNQWNDQGRVMENAFNVPFPNAQKRYDFQVRVRMSSNCAQSDLWSDWSELVSWGTTVNDTVLTTQTSTGLMVLYTIGAAVVLIMLTCLLIHSERLRVILVPVVPSPKNLGDLIDSYNGNVEKWLHISKELQDGFKPNFSERPCTVREFRTETHSESESDDCLSVHTAVSSDYQSMQSYSSTSTLPSPTDSPSTETTPLNGM; from the exons ATGGAGGTCGACATGAAGATGTTTTTCTCCGTGTTTCTGACTCTGTGGACCTGCTCGGCCTCGTCTCCTCCTGACC agatcGAGTGCATGGTGGTGAATCTGGAGTACATGAACTGCACATGGAATGGAAATGGAACCCAGAGTGGGAACCTCAGCTTTAAGAGCAG TTATAAGTCGCGTGACAGTTCTCAGACGGACCCTGTGGAGTGCGCCTCCTATCTGCACGTCGGAGCGTTGCGTGTCGGCTGCCTGGTTCCCTACAGCGAGGAGAAGCTGCTGAGGTTCAGAGACTTTTACGCCTGGTTATACAGAGACGACATTATCATCGCTAAACAGGAATACACGCCACTGTCAAAGaggg tgaagTTGCATCCTCCCCATAACGTGTCGTGGGTGTTGAGGGATCCGGAGCTCTGGATTTACTGGAACATCTCCAGTAACATAAAGTTTATGTGTCAGGAACGTGAAGTTCGTTACAGGATCAACGGCAACCAGTGGAAC GATCAGGGCCGGGTCATGGAGAACGCCTTTAACGTGCCGTTTCCGAACGCCCAGAAGCGGTACGATTTCCAGGTGCGAGTGCGCATGTCCTCCAACTGCGCCCAGTCTGATCTGTGGAGCGACTGGAGCGAGCTGGTCTCCTGGGGCACTACGGTTAACGATACAG TGTTGACAACGCAGACGTCCACGGGGCTGATGGTCCTCTACACCATCGGCGCTGCAGTCGTCCTCATCATGCTCACCTGCCTGCTGATCCACAGCGAGAG ACTCAGAGTGATCCTGGTACCTGTTGTACCAAGTCCCAAAAACCTTGGAGATCTTATTGACAGCTACAACGGAAACGTGGAG AAGTGGCTGCACATCTCCAAAGAGCTGCAGGATGGATTTAAGCCCAACTTTAGCGAGCGCCCCTGCACCGTGCGCGAGTTCAGGACAGAGACTCACAGCGAGTCGGAGAGTGACGACTGTCTCTCGGTGCACACGGCCGTCTCGTCTGACTACCAGTCCATGCAGAGCTACTCGTCCACCTCCACGCTGCCCTCTCCCACAGACAGCCCCAGCACCGAGACCACGCCTCTCAACGGGATGTAA